The following nucleotide sequence is from Magnetococcales bacterium.
GTTGCACAGTCTGCGTTTACGTGACGTTGCCGGCGTGTTGCATCTGTGCGTCGATATTTCCCGCGGACCCACTGCCCTGGAGAGCTATATTGCCGCTCGCGACAACATGTATCGACAGGTTTATCACCACAAAACCATCCGGGCCATGGACGCCCTGCTCATGCACCTGTTTGCCCTTCTGGTCTGGAGCCGGGAAATTCTTGGCGTCTACCCCCCCGGAACCCCCCTGGAACTGAGCCGGTTTCTCGATGCCATCCAGCAGGCATCCGGCAACCCCCTGCCACTCGATGTCTTTCTCGCCCTGGATGATACGGTGGTGGATTATGCCGTCAACCATTGGGCCGTCCACCTGCCGGATACCCCCCTGCCCTGGGGTGAATTGCGCTGGAAAAGCCGGTTGTTCCGGGATCGAAAACCCCTTTATCGTCGCCTTTGCTGGCGCATGACCGATCCCGAAGAGCCGGGGCAGAGCCTCCTCACCGATGTGATTCACGACCAGCAGGCTGCCAGCGCCTTGGAGCAGTTTTTGGCCGCCCAGGCGGCAACACCCCTGCCGCTGACCTTGCCCGGAGAAACCGATCCGCATCCGGTCCCCCTGCGATTTCTGGTCCGGATGGACAGCGTGGAACGAACCCCCTATGCGCATTTGCAATACGATGCCGATTTGCAGGAGCCGGTGTTTGTCCTGGATGGCTCGGGCCGGGTCGTGGCCGCCGAACGCGCCTCCAACCACATCAATTTTCTGGGTCACAGTCGGCGGCGTCTGGCCCGGGTGTTTGTGGATCCGCGTGCGCACCTGGCCGTGGCCACTTTGCTCAAGAGCCATTTTCACCATCCGGCCATGGCCGTCGAAATCCCCTCCAGAAACTGAAAAGATTCTCTTAGAGGCTGTCTAATAACATGTTAATTTCAAAAAAAACGAATGAAAAACTGGGATG
It contains:
- a CDS encoding HD domain-containing protein — encoded protein: MTRKVFRDAIHDMIALERESDAPAQDPVAWGDAMILDLIDSPPMQRLRRIRQLGTASRVYPTAEHSRFSHALGVMHLAKRILRVLGMQDPELIDREAALQVKVAALLHDVGHGPYSHLFEVIFGDAENHESLGWRIIAEPGPVRTIIGRHCQRLNIGETTFIQGLQRVWGGDRDPHSPSHFGRQVISSQLDADRMDYLLRDAYFTGVAYGRYDLEWLLHSLRLRDVAGVLHLCVDISRGPTALESYIAARDNMYRQVYHHKTIRAMDALLMHLFALLVWSREILGVYPPGTPLELSRFLDAIQQASGNPLPLDVFLALDDTVVDYAVNHWAVHLPDTPLPWGELRWKSRLFRDRKPLYRRLCWRMTDPEEPGQSLLTDVIHDQQAASALEQFLAAQAATPLPLTLPGETDPHPVPLRFLVRMDSVERTPYAHLQYDADLQEPVFVLDGSGRVVAAERASNHINFLGHSRRRLARVFVDPRAHLAVATLLKSHFHHPAMAVEIPSRN